The genomic window CCACGTCGTCCGGCGCCTTGCCTTTCGCGCGCGCTCTCTCGTAGGCCTGCTTGATCTCCCGCGCGGCCTCCTTGTTCCGGTAGAGCCGCATCGGATCGCCGCCGAGGCGCAGCATCTTGTACATGGCCTTCGCCTGCCTCGCCGCGTCCCGCGTCCCGCTCGTCACCGTGAGGTGTTTGCCCGTCCTCCGGAAGTACGCCTCGTCGATCTCGTCGACCTTGTCCGCGACGGCATCGGCGAGCGTCACGTCGGGCAACGCGCTCCAGGCTGGCTCCTTTCCGCCCCGCGTCGACCTCTCCAGGCGCGGCGGGGACAGCGGTGGCCGAGCGGCTTCCTCGGGCGAGAGCGGGGGCAGATCGTCGCAGTCGAGGGCGAGCGGCACGCGTGCCTCCGCCGTCGAGCTCGGCGGCGACAGGAACGACGTATCGAGCTCCACGCCCTCGCGCGAACAGCCGGCGCTGGGGGCGAGGAGGCAGGCGAGGACGACCGTTCGGACGAGCGAGCTCCACATGGGGCGCCCGTGATGTTGCACCGGCCGCGCGGGCGCTCCAAAAAAGCGACGTCCTTTCGCGGCGCTGTGGGGTGTTCCGCGCGAAATTTGGCGGTGCAGCGGGCGGGCAGGGCGAGAGCTCGTCCCGGTCGTCTCCTCGCGGAGGCGGCCTTCGTCAGTGGTGAACCTCAGAAAAACCCTTCCAGCCCGATCTCGCAGAGCTCCGCGGGCCGCTCGGGGTCGTCGGGATCGGTCACCGCCCATATCGTCTTTCGCGCCGGATCGAGCGTGATCCCCTCCACCTTCCGGCACGAGCCTTCCCCCGACGGCTCCTCCAGGAGCGCATACCTCGCCTGATCCCCGGCGAAAAACCCCACGGCGGCGCCCACGACCGGCCCGTCGTCGATCGCGTTCGGCGTGCCCTCCGCGACCGCGAGGTAAAGCGTCCGTCCCCCGAACGCCGTCGCGTCCGTGAAATGCAGCGGCACGCCGCCCGCGAATCCGAGGTCGTACACCACCTGCCCGAAGAGCTCCACGCCGCGCCCCTCGAGCGCGTTTTTCGCGACGTTCACGACCGCGCTCGCCCCGGCCCCCGCGCCGCGATGAAAGAGCCGCAAGACCTCGCCGGAAAGCACCGCGCCCTCGATGTTCGGCCGGATCCCGAGCCTCGCCTCGACCGCGTCGAAGAGCGCGCCGAGGTCCGCGACGTGCACGCGGCCCGCGTCGAGGTCGAGCGAAGCCTTGTACCTCCGCGTCTCCGCCGAGCCCGACCCGAGGATCGTCACGGCGCGCCCCGGCCCGACGAACGCCGCCTCGAAATCTGGTTTTTGCGCTTTGGGCAGGGCCTCGCCGCCGCCCGCGAGCGTCACGCGCTCCATCGCCCCCGAATCCGGATCGACCCACGCGACGGAGAACGCGTCGTCCTGGATCACCAGCAATCGTTGGTCGTGCCAAACCAGCGCCGAGCCCGCCCGGAGGCCGTGGAGCGGCCTCGACGAGCGGATACGAGCGCGCAGACGCGGATCGTGGGACGCCTTGATCACGACGTCCGCCTTTACCCGGGCCCGGGCCTGGCGACAACCTTTCCTCGCTTCCGTCCGCTCGCTCGAGCAACCTCCCTCGACCGAGGCGCATCGAAGCGCCTCGGTGGATCTCGACAAGCTCCCTGAAGAAGGCCGCCGGCGTGTGCAGATCGAGCGCGTCCGTCCCGAGATCGACGGCGGGCGCTTCCCGATCAAGCGGATCCTCGGCGACAAGATCGACGTCTCGGCCATCGTCTACGCGGACGGACACGACGTCCTCGCCTGCGCGCTCCTCTATCGCCCGGCCCCGTCCGTGGGCGACCCCGATCCGCCCTGGGTCTCCGTCCCGCTCGAGCCCACCCCCGAGCCCGATCGTTTCGTCGCCTCGTTTTCGCCCGACACGCTCGGCCTCTGGCAATACACCGTCGAGGCCTGGATCGACCGGTACGGCACGTTCCGTCGCGACCTGAAGAAACGCGTCGAGGCGGCCCAGGACGTCTCCGTCGACATCCTCGACGGCGCGACCCTCCTCGAACAGGCCGCCAGGGACGCGACCGGCGACGACGCCCGCTCGCTCGCGGACATCGCCGCGCGCCTGCGTGACCACACCCTCTCGCTCACCGAGCGGATCACGCTCGCGCTCGACAGCGGCCTCTGCATGGCCGCCGCGCGCCACCCCGACAAACGCCTCGCCTCGCGGTATCCCGGCGTCCTCGAGGTCGTCGTCGACCCTGAAAAGGCGCGCTTCTCCGCCTGGTACGAGCTCTTTCCCCGCTCCTTCGGCCCCGAGGGCCGCCACGGCACCTTCGCCGACGCCGAGGCGCGATTGCCGTACGTCGCCGAGATGGGCTTCGACGTGCTCTACCTCCCGCCGATCCACCCGATTGGCCAGACGAACCGTAAAGGCAAAAACAACACCCTCGTCGCGGAGGAGGGCGACGTCGGCAGCCCCTGGGCCATCGGCGCCCCCGAGGGCGGGCATACCGCGGTGCACCCCTCGCTCGGCACCCTCGACGATTTCGACAGGTTCTTCCAGGCCGCAGAGCGCCTCGGCATCGACGTCGCCCTCGACATCGCCCTGCAGGCCTCGCCGGATCACCCCTGGGTCCACGAGCACCCGAGCTGGTTCCCGCGCCGCGCCGACGGCACGGCTCGTTACGCCGAGAATCCGCCCAAGAAATACCAGGACATCCACCCCTTCGAGTTCGAGACGGAGGAGTGGCCCGAGCTCTGGCGCTCGCTCGAGGGCATCTTCCGCTTCTGGATCGCCCGCGGCGTCCGCTTCTTCCGGGTCGACAACCCGCACACGAAGGCCCTCCCGTTCTGGGAGTGGCTCATCCGCGTGATCAAGCGCGACCACCCCGAGGTCGTCTTCCTCTCGGAGGCCTTCACCCGCCCCGCGCTCATGTACGGCCTCGCCAAGCGTGGCTTCACCCAGTCGTACACGTATTTCACCTGGCGCGTCTCCAAGGACGAGATCACGTCCTACATGCACGACCTCACGAAGACCGAGGTCGTCGAGTTTTACCGGCCAAACTTCTGGCCGAACACGCCCGACATCCTGCCCGAGCACCTGCAGAACCGCGAGCCCTCGGCCTTCCTCATCCGCCTCGTCCTCGCCGCCACGCTCTCGAGCTCGTACGGCATGTATGGCCCGGCGTTCGAGCTCATGGAGCACAAACCCCTCCGCGAGGGCGCCGAGGAGTATGCGGACAGCGAGAAATTCGAGCTCAAGCGCTGGGACCTCCGCCGCCCCGACAGCCTCCGCCCCATGATCTCGCGCGTCAACCGGATCCGGATGGAGCACCCCGCGCTCGCCCGCAACGACAACCTCCGGTTTTTCCACACCGACAGCGACCTCGTCCTCGCGTATGGCAAGACGCACGGGGACGACACCCTCATCGTCGTGGTCAACCTCGACCCGTATCACCGCCACGGCGCGTGGGTCGAGCTCGATCTGCCGGGCCTCACGGACGCGGGGCGCGGCTTCGAGGTCCATGACCTCCTCTCCGGCGCGCGTTATACGTTCCGGGGAACACGAAACTGGGTCGAGATCGATCCGCGGACGTCGCCCGCCTGTGTCTTCCACGCGCGCAGGCTCGCCCGCAGGGAGAACGATTACGAGTATTTCCTATGAAGCGTGATCCCCTCTGGTACAAAGACGCCGTCGTCTACGAGCTGCACGTCCGCGCGTTCAACGATCAGAACGGCGACGGGATAGGGGATCTCCCGGGCCTCGTACAGAAGCTCGATTACCTCCAGGACCTCGGCGTCACGGCGATCTGGCTCCTGCCGTTCTACCCCTCCCCGCTCCGCGACGGCGGCTACGACATCGCCGATTACACCGACGTCAGCGAGAGCTACGGCACGCGCGAGGACTTCGCCCGCCTGCTGAAGGAGGCGCACGAGCGCGACATCCGCGTCATCACCGAGCTCGTCCTCAATCACACGTCGAGCGAGCACGCCTGGTTCCAGCGCGCGCGCCGGGCCCCGGCGGGCCACCCGCACCGCGATTTCTACGTCTGGAGCGACGCGCCGAACCGCTTCGAGGAGGCGCGCATCATCTTCCAGGATTTCGAGAGCTCGAACTGGGCCTGGGACCCGATCGCGCGGGCCTACTACTGGCACCGCTTTTATGCCCACCAGCCCGACCTCAACTTCGACAACCCTGCCGTCCACGAGGCCCTGCTCGAGGTCGTCGACCTCTGGTTCGACATGGGCGTCGACGGCATGCGCCTCGACGCCGTGCCCTACCTCTACGAGCGCGAGGGGACGAACTGCGAGAACCTCGACGAGACACACGCCTTCCTGAAGAAGCTCCGCGCCCACATCGAGGCGCGATATTCAGGAGGAAAAATGCTCCTCGCCGAGGCGAACCAGTGGCCGAGCGACGCCGCCGCCTATTTCGGCGCCGGCGACGAGTGCCACATGAACTTCCATTTCCCGCTCATGCCGCGCATGTTCATGGCGGTCGAGCTCGAGGACAGCTTCCCCATCGTCAACATCCTCAAGCAGACCCCGACCATCCCCGAAACCTGCCAGTGGGCCACGTTCCTCCGGAACCACGACGAGCTCACGCTCGAGATGGTCACCGACGAGGACCGCGATTACATGGTGAAGGTCTACGCCGAGGAGCGCAACGCCCGCATCAACCTCGGCATCCGCCGCCGCCTCGCCCCGCTCATGCGCACCCGCCGCCGCATCGAGCTCATGAACGCCCTGCTCTTCTCGCTCCCCGGCACGCCCGTCCTCTATTACGGCGACGAGATCGGCATGGGCGACAACATCTTCCTCGGCGACCGCGACGGCGTCCGCACGCCCATGCAATGGAGCTCCGACCGCAACGCCGGGTTCTCCCGCTGCAACCCGCAGCGGCTCTACCTGCCCGTCATCGTCGACCCCGAGTACCATTACGAGGCCGTCAACGTCGAGGCCCAGCAGGCGAACCCGCAGTCGCTCCTCTGGTGGATGAAGCGCCTCATCGGCCTGCGCAAGCAATACCCCGTGTTCGGCCGCGGCACGATCGAGTTCCTCCACCCCGACAACCACCGCGTCCTCGCGTTCGTCCGCTCCTACGACGACGAGCACGTCCTCGTCGTGGCCAACCTCTCGCGGTATGGCCAGTTCGTCGAGCTCGACCTCTCGCGGT from Polyangium spumosum includes these protein-coding regions:
- a CDS encoding DUF6929 family protein, which produces MIKASHDPRLRARIRSSRPLHGLRAGSALVWHDQRLLVIQDDAFSVAWVDPDSGAMERVTLAGGGEALPKAQKPDFEAAFVGPGRAVTILGSGSAETRRYKASLDLDAGRVHVADLGALFDAVEARLGIRPNIEGAVLSGEVLRLFHRGAGAGASAVVNVAKNALEGRGVELFGQVVYDLGFAGGVPLHFTDATAFGGRTLYLAVAEGTPNAIDDGPVVGAAVGFFAGDQARYALLEEPSGEGSCRKVEGITLDPARKTIWAVTDPDDPERPAELCEIGLEGFF
- a CDS encoding alpha-1,4-glucan--maltose-1-phosphate maltosyltransferase; protein product: MQIERVRPEIDGGRFPIKRILGDKIDVSAIVYADGHDVLACALLYRPAPSVGDPDPPWVSVPLEPTPEPDRFVASFSPDTLGLWQYTVEAWIDRYGTFRRDLKKRVEAAQDVSVDILDGATLLEQAARDATGDDARSLADIAARLRDHTLSLTERITLALDSGLCMAAARHPDKRLASRYPGVLEVVVDPEKARFSAWYELFPRSFGPEGRHGTFADAEARLPYVAEMGFDVLYLPPIHPIGQTNRKGKNNTLVAEEGDVGSPWAIGAPEGGHTAVHPSLGTLDDFDRFFQAAERLGIDVALDIALQASPDHPWVHEHPSWFPRRADGTARYAENPPKKYQDIHPFEFETEEWPELWRSLEGIFRFWIARGVRFFRVDNPHTKALPFWEWLIRVIKRDHPEVVFLSEAFTRPALMYGLAKRGFTQSYTYFTWRVSKDEITSYMHDLTKTEVVEFYRPNFWPNTPDILPEHLQNREPSAFLIRLVLAATLSSSYGMYGPAFELMEHKPLREGAEEYADSEKFELKRWDLRRPDSLRPMISRVNRIRMEHPALARNDNLRFFHTDSDLVLAYGKTHGDDTLIVVVNLDPYHRHGAWVELDLPGLTDAGRGFEVHDLLSGARYTFRGTRNWVEIDPRTSPACVFHARRLARRENDYEYFL